A stretch of Strix aluco isolate bStrAlu1 chromosome 16, bStrAlu1.hap1, whole genome shotgun sequence DNA encodes these proteins:
- the BET1L gene encoding BET1-like protein produces the protein MAEWGRGQSPGAVEDMLDVENKRMADSLASKVTRLKSLALDIDKDADEQNRYLDGMDSDFMSVTGLLTGSVKRFSTMTRSGRDNRKLLCSVSAGLIVVFFILYYLVSKAGT, from the exons atGGCGGAGTGGGGCCGAG gTCAGAGTCCAGGTGCTGTGGAGGATATGCTGGATGTGGAGAACAAGCGTATGGCAGACAGCCTGGCCAGCAAGGTCACCAGGCTGAAGTCG CTGGCTCTGGATATTGACAAAGATGCTGACGAACAAAACCGTTACCTGGATGGCATG gATTCAGATTTTATGAGTGTGACTGGCCTGCTAACCGGCAGTGTGAAGCGTTTCTCCACCATGACACGGTCTGGGAGGGATAATCGCAAGTTGCTCTGTTCTGTTTCAGCAGGACTGATTGTTGTTTTCTTCATCCTCTACTATCTTGTGTCCAAAGCTGGGACTTGA